A window of Candidatus Methylomirabilota bacterium genomic DNA:
CGAAGGTCCGCACGATCGGGACGAACCGCGCGATCACGATGGTCTTGGCCCCGTAGCGCTCGTAGAACTCGTGGGTGCGCTCGAGATGCTTGCGGTTGAGGAAGCGCACGCCCTCCCGCCGGAACACCCGCGGCCCGAGGCGCGCGCCGATCGCGTAGTTGACGCTGTCGCCCAGGATCGCGGCCACCGCCAGCAGCAGCATCGCGAGCCAGAGGTCCAGCGCCCCGATGGCCGCGAAGGTGCCGACCGCGAAGAGCAGCGAGTCGCCGGGCAGGAATGGGGTCACCACCAGCCCGGTCTCGCAGAAGACGATCAGGAACAGGATCAGGTAGGTCCAGACCCCGTAGTGCTGGATGACCTCGCTGAGGTGCCGGTCCAGGTGCAGCAGCACGTCGACGAGCGACCAGACCAGGTCCATGGCCGCAACATTGTACCGTCCCGCCGGCCGGGCGGCCGAATTCGCGGGAACGCGCGCTCAGGCGGGCGAGGCGTAGAGGTGGCAGGACACCTGGCGCCCGTCCGTCTCGCGCAGCACCGGCTCCTCGGTGGAGCAGCGGGGCATCGCGTGCGGACAGCGCGGGTGGAAGCGGCAGGCCGCGGGCGGATTCAGCGGGCTCGGCACCTCCCCGGAGAGCACCATCTCCTCGCGCGTCTCCGCCGGATGCGACGGCAGGGCCGCCGCGAAGAGGGCCTGCGTGTAGGGATGCCGGGGCCGCGTCGCGATGGTCTGGGCGTCGCCGATCTCCACGATCTGCCCCAGGTACATGACCGCGATGGTGTGGCTCATGTGGGCCACCGCGGCCAGGTCGTGCGCGATGAACAGATACGACAGGCCCAGCTGGGCCTGCAGGTCGCGCAGCAGGTTCAGGATCTGCGCGCGGATCGACACGTCGAGGGCGGAGACCGGCTCGTCCAGCACCACCAGACGGGGCGAGAGCGCGAGCGAGCGCGCGATTGCGATGCGCTGGCGCTGGCCGCCCGAGAACTCGTGCGGGAACAGGCGGGCGGTGCGCTCGGGCAGCCCGACCAGATCGATGAGCCGGCTCACCCGCTTGGCCACCTCGGCTCCGTCCAGCCGCTCGTGGGTGACCAGGGGCTCCGCGATGATGGCGTCGACGCGCATGCGCGGATTGAGCGAGGCGAACGGATCCTGGAACACCGCCTGCACCGCGCGGCGGTAGCCCTTCACCCCCTCCGCGTCGAGGCCGCGGATGTCGCGGCCCTCGAAGCGCAGCTCGCCTCCGGTCGGGTCCTCGAGCTTCAGCACGAGCTTGGCGGTGGTGGTCTTGCCGCAGCCGGACTCGCCCACGAGGCCCAGCGTCTTGCCCACGCCGACCGAGAACGTCACGTCGTCCACCGCGCGCACCACGCCGACCGGACGTGACAGGAGGCCGCGGCGCACCGGGAAGTGCTTGATGAGGCTGCGCGCCTCGAGCAGGGGCGGGCTCATCGCGCGACCGCCGGCACATTGAGCCAGCACCGCGCGGTGTGGCTGGGGCCCAGCGCGGTCTCGGGCGGCGCCTCCTCGCGGCAGTGGGCCATGGCCTGCGGACAGCGCGGGTGGAACGCGCAGCCGGACGGCAGGCCGGCCAGGTCCGGCGGCTGGCCCTCGATGGCGGTGAGCCGGTCGCGGCTGTCGCCCATGCGCGGGATCGATTCGAGCAGCGCCCGCGTGTAGGGATGCGCAGGGGAATCGAAGATGCGAGTGACCGGGCCCCACTCGACGAGCCGGCCCGCATACATCACCGCGACCTGATCGCACATCTTGGCCACGATGCCCAGGTTGTGGGTGATGAAGATGAGGGCCAGCTGGTGCTGTCGCTGCAAGTCCCGCAGCAGGTTCAGGTACTGGGCCTGGATCGTGAGATCGAGGCTGGTGGTGGGCTCGTCGGCGATCAGCAGCCGCGGCGCGCACGAGATGGCGATGGCGCCCACGATGCGCTGGCGCATGCCGCCCGACATCTGGTGCGGGTATTCGCGCACCCGCGACTCGGGCGCGGAGATGCGCACCGACTTCAGCAGGCCGGTGGCGCGGGTCCATGCGGTAGCGCGCCGCTCTCCTTCGTGCACGCGCAGCGGCTCGGCGACCTGGTCGCCGATGGTGAACAGCGGGTTCAGGGAGGCCATCGGGTCCTGCAGGATCATCGCGATCCGCTTGCCGCGGATCCGCCGCATCTCGCCGTCCGACTTCGTGAGGAGGTCCTCGCCCTCGAAGCGGATCGCTCCCGAGGTGATCTTGGCGGCGGGCGGCAGCAGGCGCAGGATGGTCAGCGCCAGCGTGCTCTTGCCCGAGCCGGATTCGCCCACGATGCCCAGCGTGCTGCCCGGGGCGAGGGTGAGCGACACGTCGTCCACCGCGCGCACCACCCGGGTGCCCCGGGCGCTCACGTAGTGCGTCGAGAGGTTGCACAGCTCGAGGAGCGGAGCGTCGCTCACAGCTGGCGGAGCTGCGGATCGAGCTTCACGCGGAGCCAGTCGCCGAGCAGGTTGGCGGACAGGACCATGAGCATGATGCAGCAGCCGGGCAGGACGGTGAGCCACCAGTAGCCGGCCATGAGGCCCTTCTTGCCGTCGGCGAGCATGAGCCCCCACGCCGGCTTCGGAGGCGGCACCCCGACCCCCAGGAAGGAGAGGGCGGCCTCGGTCACCACCACCACCCCGAGCATGAGGGTGCCGAGGACGATGGCGGAGTTGAGCACGTTGGGCAGGATGTGCCGCTTCATGATCGTGCGCTTGGAGCACCCGGCCACGATGGCGAGCCGCACGAAGTCGCGCTCCTTGAGCGAGAGCACCTCGCCGCGGATGACCCGCGCGTAGCGCGTCCAGTAGACCAGGCCCAGGATGATCACGATGTTCATCTCGCTCGGCCCCACCACCGCGGCCAGGAAGATCGCGAAGGTGAGCGCGGGCAGGGCCAGCCAGCTGTCGGTCAGCCGCATGATGACCTGGTCCACCCAGCCGCCGAGATAGCCGGACAGGATGCCGAGCCCGGTGCCGAGCACGCCGGCCACGATCACCGCGGTGAAGCCCACCACGATCGAGACGCGCGCCCCGAAGATGAGGCGGGAGAGCACGTCGCGCCCCAGGTGGTCGCTGCCCAGGAGGAACTTCTCGCTGCCCCCCTGCTGCCACACCGGCGGGCGGAAGCGCTCCCCGAGGGCGCCGACCTCGGGATCGTGCGGGGCGAGCACGTTGGCGAAGATGGCCACGAAGAGCAGCCCGCCCAGGATCGAGCACGCGATGATGGGGAAGCCCTCGGTGCGGAAGGCGGCGAAGCGCCAGGCGACGGTGAGCGCGGCCGACCGGCTGCCGTTCATCGCGCGAGCCGGATCCGCGGATCGATCACCGCGTAGAGGATGTCGACGAGGAGGCTCACGATCACGACCATCGCTCCATTCAGGATCACGGTCGCCTGCACGACCGGGAAGTCCCGGAACGCGATGCCCTCGTAGAGGAGACGGCCGATACCCGGCCAGGCGAACACCGTCTCCACCACCACCGCGACGTTGACCATGATGACCAGGTTGATGCCGGCGAGGGTGAGCACTGGGATCAGCGCGTTCTTGAACGCGTGCTTGCTGATCACGAGCGCTTCCGGCAGGCCCTTGAGGCGGGCCAGCTTCACGTATTCCGAGCCCAGGACGTCGAGCATGGAGGAGCGGGTGAGGCGCATGTGGGCGGCCGCGAAGTACCAGCCGAGCGCGAAGGCGGGCATGAGCAGGTGCAGCGCGGTGCCCGACCCCGAGGAGGGGAGCCAGCCCAGATAGACCGAGAAGAACAGGATCAGGAGCAGGCCGACCCAGAACGAGGGCAGCGACAGGCCGAGCAGCGCGAAGATCTTGCCCGCGCTGTCCCACCAGCGGTTCACCCGTACCGCGGCCACGATACCGGTGGGGATGCCGATCACGAGCGAGAAGACCATCGCGGCACCCGCGAGCAGCAGCGAGCTGGGCAGGCGCGAGAGGTAGAGCTCGAGGACCGGGGTGCGGTAGTAGAACGAGTGGCCCAGATCGCCCCGCACGAGGCTCGCCACGAAATGGCCGTACTGCACCCAGAGCGACTGGTCGAGCCCGAACTGCTTGCGCATCGCGTCCAGGTCGGCCTGGCTCGCGCCCGGCTCGACCAGGAGCACGGTGGGATCCCCGGTCAGCCGCACGAGCAGGAAGATGATGAGCGAGAGGATGATGAGCGAGATGAAGGCGTAGCCGACGCGCTTGGCGATGTACTGCTTCACGGCCGCGTGAGCCTCAGGTCCTCGTAGGGCGCGGAGTAGGCGTGGTTGGCGATGAGCCCGAGGCCGTGCACCTCGAGGCGCGGGCCGACCCCGTTCAGGAACGCGGGCTCGATGACCGGCCCGAACATCGCCTTCTCGTGGACGAGCTGCTGGATCTTGGTGAGGATCTGCTGGCGCACTCTCGGGTTCATCTCGTTCACCTGCTCGGTGTAGAGGCCGTCGATGTCGGGATACGCCCCGTAGCTGTACCGGCCGCCGGTCACCGCGTACTGCTCCAGCCGCGTGGGCGCGTTGCCGGGCGCCCCGCTGCCGCTGAAGATCACGCCGCGCAGCTTCTTCTCACCATACTCCTTGAAGAACGCCGCGCGCTCCATCGGCCGCAGGCGAAGGCGGATGCCGACCTGCTGCAGATAGTTGGCCACCGGCTCCCCGATGGCGACGCCGTAGATGGTGTCGCCGGACAGATCGCCGGATTCGAACCCGTTCGGATAGCCCGCCTCGGTCAGGAGCTGCTTCGCCCGCTTGGGGTCGAAGGGGGAGGGCGGGGGCGCCCAGAAGTAGTCCATGCCCTGCGGGATGAACGAGAAGGACAGCTTGGAGAGCCCCAGGTACACCGCGGCGTTGATGCCGGCCCGATCGATGGCGAGGTTGGCGGCCTGACGCACGCGTCGGTCGTGCCAGGGCGACTTCGGATCCCACTGATCGGGGAAGACCAGCCACGTGGTGAACGTGAAGTACGTCGGCACCAGCTTCAGGCCCTGCCCCCGCTTGACCTCCTCGGCGAGCGGCCCGGTGATCGAGTAGGCCACGTCGACCTCGCCACGCTTGAGCGCGGCCAGCCGGGTGGACTCGTCGCCGATGGTGCGCAGCACCAGCGTCTTCACGCTGGGTGGCTTGCGCCAGTATTGCTCGAAGGCCTCCAGGGTCAGCTCGACGCCCGGCTTGAACGAGACGAACTTGTACGGTCCCGCTCCGACCGGCGCCTTCTTGAAGCCCTCGTCGCCGACCCGCTCGACGTACTTCTTCGGCACGATCCACGCCGCCCCGGTGGCCGGGGTCGCGTAGAAGGCCATGAAGTCCGGCCAGGCCTGCTTGAGGGTGAAGCGCACGCGCAGGGGGTCGACCACCTCCACCTTGGCCACCTTGCTCTTGAGCAGCGTGGCGCTGGCCCCGCGGTACCGCTCGAAGGAGAACTTGACGTCCTCGGCGTTCATCACGTCGCCGTTGTGGAAGCGCACGTTCTTGCGCAGCACGAACTCGTACTCCAGCCCGTCCTTCGACTGAGTCCACGACTCGGCCAGCGACGGGGTCATCGGCTTGCCCGGCATGGGCTTCACGAGCGCGTCGTGCAGTGCGTAGAGCACCATGAACGGCGTGATGATGCCGGCGGTCTCGGCCGGATCGAACCAGGTCGGGGCCAGCGAGATGTGCACCGCCCAGGTGGCCTGGCCTTCCGCACCGGCGGCGGGCAAGGCGGTGACACCGGCGAGCAGAGCCGACGCGATGGCGAGGGCGACGAACGAGCGGGCGAGTTTCATGAAGGCCTCGAGGAGTTCGGCGGGCAGAGCGATGAGCGCGCGGCCGAGGGGCCGCCGGAAGGGCCGTCGGGCATCTTCCGCCGGAGTCGGGTCACCACCGTCTCCTCCTGAGACGAAGGGTCGGAACGCTCGGGAAGCTGGACCAAAGCCTGATTCGGGCTTGCGGGTGCGGTGATTATCTTCGAAACCGCCGCCTTGTCAATGGGCCGGTCCGCAGGTCTGACGCTCGTGAGCTCGACCACCGCCCTGGAAGTTTTTACCGGTCGAGCGTGAACGCGTCGCCGGACCGACATGAGCCCTTGAAAAGACCGTAGCCGTTGAGTCTAATGAGCCTCTACGAGCGACTGGCTCACCAACATCCCTGCGCACAGGAGCGCCCTCATGGTGGATCGGCAGAGCAGGCTCGCCGCGATCGTGCGTCAGCACGAGTCGCCCATCCTGACCGACTGGATCGATCTGCTCGCGAAGAGCGGGGGCCGGACGGTCGACCGCGCGGAGGTGGAACACCACGCGCGCGCGTTCGTCCGGCTGCTGGTGGAGGCGATGGAGGTCGATGCCACCGGAAAGACCGACGGCCGCGCCTGGACGAAGATGCGCGACCTGCTGGCCGATATCTCGGCCTCGCGCGCGCGTCACGGCTCGACCCCGAGCGAGACCGCTTCGTTCGTGTTCTCCTTCAAGGAACCGCTCTTCGCTCGCCTGCAACAGGAGTACCGGAGTGACGCGGAGAGCCTCGCGCGCGAGCTGTGGACCGCCACGCTGCTGCTCGACCAGCTCGGGCTGTTCACGACCGAGGCGTTCCGGAAGAGTCGCGAGGACATCATCGTCCGGCAGCAGCGAGAGCTGCTCGAGCTCTCCACCCCCGTGGTCTCATTGTGGGAAGGGATCCTCGCGGTGCCCCTCATCGGAACCCTCGACAGCGAGCGCACCCAGATCGTGATGGAGAGCCTGCTGCAGCGGATCGTGGACACCGGAGCGTCGATCGCCATCGTCGACATCACGGGCGTGCCCACCGTCGACACCCTCGTGGCCCAGCACCTGCTCAAGACGGTCGGGGCCGCCCGGCTCATGGGCGCCGAGTGCATCATCAGCGGCATCCGACCCCAGATCGCCCAGACGATCGTCCACCTGGGCGTGGACCTCGGCGGAGTCGCCACCAAGGCCACGCTGGCCGACGCGTTCGTGCTCGCGATGGGCCGCGTCGGCGCCACCGTGACGAGAACCGCCGCGCGTGCTTGACGGCAAGCCCCCCGGCGAGCGCATCCCCATCCTCAAGATGGGGGAATTCCTGCTCGTCACCATCCAGGTCGAGATGCACGATCGGCTCGTCATGACCTTGCAGGACGAGCTGACCCACCAGATCGTCCTGCACCGCGCGCGGGGTGTGCTGATCGACATCTCGGCCCTCGAGATCGTCGACTCGTTCATCGGCCGCGCCCTTGGGAACATCGCGAACATGGCCCGCATCCTCGATGCGGAGACCGTCGTGGTCGGCATGCGGCCCGCGGTCGCGATCACCCTGATCGAGCTCGGGTTGAGACTGGAGGGAGTCCGCACCGCCCTGAACGCCGAGAAAGGCATGGCCCTGATCCGCCGGCGCCTGGGCCAGACCGGGGATCTCGATGGCCCCCGCGCCTGACGAGACGATCGGAATCCACTCCGACGAGGACGTCGTCCGCGTCCGCCAGGTCACCCGCCAGTGGTCGGTCGCGCTCGGCTTCAGCCTGGTCGACCAGACCAAGATCGTGACCGCGGCCAGCGAGCTGGCCCGGAACACGCTCATCCACGGCGGGGGCGGCACGGCGCGGCTGGATGAGCTCACGGACGGCTCACGCCGGGGACTGCGTCTCACGTTCGAGGACAAGGGGCCGGGTATCGCTGACGTGTCGCAGGCGCTGCGCGACGGCTACACCAGCGGCTCCGGCCTGGGGCTCGGTCTCGGCGGAGCGCGCCGGCTGAGCAGCACCTTTGACATCAGGTCGGCGCCGGGACGGGGCACCTGGGTGTGCATCACGAGGTGGAAGTGATCGTCACGAATCCGCTGCCGTTCGTGGTCGACGAGCCCAGCCAGATCGGTGAGGCTCGGCGGCGAATTCTCGATCTGGCCGTCTCGACCGGTCTCGACGCAGAGCTGCAGGGCCGGCTGGCCCTCGTGGTCAACGAGCTCGCCAGCAATCTCGTCAAGCACGGGGGCGGCGGTCAGCTCCTGGTCCGAGCGGTCGAGGGGGCGGTCGAGGTCCTGGCCCTCGATCGCGGAGACGGCATGGCGAACGTCGCGGAGTGCTTCCGCGACGGCTATTCCACCATGGGCAGTCCGGGCACCGGACTGGGCGCAGTGCAGCGGCTGGCCTCGCTGGTGGACGTGTACACGATGCGCCCGGGCGGCACGGCCATCGTGGCCCGCGTGTCACCGTTCGCCCGCCACGGCGCTCGCCCGGTGACGCTCGAGGTGGGCACGGTGACGGTGCCCAAGGCGGGCGAAAAGGTCTGCGGCGACGGCTTCGCGGTAGCCGACGACCCGGAGTGTCCTTCGCTCATGGTCGTCGACGGACTCGGCCACGGTCTCGGCGCCGCCGACGCCTCCCGTCTGGCCGTGCGCGTCTTCGAAGCCGCGCCGGGCCTGCCCCCGAGCGCCCAGATCGCGGCGATCCACGACGCGCTCCGGGGTAGTCGGGGCGCCGCGGTTTCAGTGGCGCGCATCGACCGGAGCCGCGGGGTGGCGACCTACTCGGGACTCGGCAACGTGGCGGGGACGATCGTGGCCGACGGTACGAGCCGCCACATGGTCTCGGCCAACGGCACCGCGGGACACGACGCTGGACGTATCCACGAGTTCACCTACCCGTGGTCCGAGGACGCCGTGCTCGTGATGCACTCCGACGGGCTGAGCAGCCGCTGGCAGATCGAGCGCTATCCGGGCCTGCCCAGCCGCCATCCCACCCTGGTCGCGGGAGTGCTCTACCGCGACTGGTGCCGCGGACGCGACGACGTCACCGTCGTGGCGGCCCGGCTGCGCGCCCCGTGACCCCGAGCGTGTCGCTCGCGTCCCTCTTCGTCCGCGACGAGCAGGACGTGGTGGCGGTGCGCCAGCGCGCGCGCGATCTGGCCGCCCGCCTGGGCTTCGACGGCCAGGGCCAGACCCGCATCGCCACCGCGGTGTCCGAGATTGCCCGCAACGCGTTCATGTACGCGGGCGGCGGGAAGGTCGAGATGTTCGTGGAAGGGCGCGATGCGCCCCAGCGACTGCTGGTGCGGGTGAGCGATCGAGGACCCGGCATCCGCGACCTCGACACGATCCTCGCCGGCCGGTATCGCTCCTCGACCGGCATGGGCATCGGCATGCTGGGGGCGCGACGGCTGGTCGATCATTTCGAGGTGACCAATCGGCCGGGGGTCGGCGTCACCGTCGCGCTCGGGAAGCTGTTTCCCCGTCGTGCGGCGGAGGTCGACCCCCCGCAGCTCGCGGCAATCGCGGCGGCCCTCGCGCGAGAAACGCCACGGAATCCGCTGGAGGAGATCCGGCAGCAGAACCAAGAGCTGCTCCGGACGCTCGACGAGCTGCGGCAGCGGCAGGAGGAGCTCTCGCGGCTCAACGCGGAGTTACAGGACACCAACCGCGGCGTCCTCGCGCTCTACGCGGAGCTGGACGAGAAGGCCGACACGCTCCGGCGTGCCGACGAGATGAAGTCGCGCTTTCTCTCCAACATGAGCCACGAGTTCCGCACTCCGCTCAACTCGATGCTCGCGCTCTCCCGGCTCCTGCTCGAGGACGCCGAGCGCCCGCTGTCCCTGGAGCAGCGCCGTCAGGTCGGCTACGTGCGCAAGGCGGCCGAGGATCTCATCGAGCTCGTCAACGACCTGCTCGACCTGGCCAAGGTGGAAGCGGGCAAGGTGGTGGTGCGCGCGGTCGACTTCGATGTGGCCAATCTGTTCGCGACCCTGCGCGGCATGCTGCGGCCGCTGCTCCTGAACGAATCCATCGAGATGGTCTTCGATGATCCCCAGGACCTGCCCCCGATGCACACCGACGAGGCCAAGGTCTCCCAGATCCTGCGCAACCTGCTCTCGAACGCGCTCAAGTTCACCGAGCGCGGCGAGATCCGCGTGGGGGCCCGGCGGATCGGGGACATGGCGATCGAGTTCTCGGTCGCCGATACCGGCATCGGCATCGCCCCCGAGGACCAGCAGCGCATCTTCGAGGAGTTTGACCAGATCGACAATCCGATGCAGCGAAGGGTGCACGGCACCGGGCTCGGCCTGCCGCTGGTGCGGCGGCTGACCACGCTCCTCGGCGGCCGCGTCACCGTCGAGAGCACGCTCGGGATCGGGTCGACCTTCCGCGTGGTGATCCCGATCCGCTGCCCGCACGAGGTCGAGCCGGAGCAGACGAAGGTCGCTCTCCCGGGGTCGACCCAGGTCGGCGCGCTCCCGGTCCTGGTCGTCGAGGACAGTAGCCAGGACTCGGTCCCCTACGACTACTACTTCCGCGGCTCTTCTTTCCAGGTCCTGCCCGCGCGTACGCTTGCGGAGGCCCGGCGCCTCATCGACCAGCGCCATCCGGTCGCCCTGGTGCTCGATATTCGGCTCGCCGACGAAGAGGCCGGGGCGTTCGTCGGCGAGCTGCGGCGGCGCGGGGATACGCGGGACGTCCCCATCGTCGTCGTCTCGAGCATCGACGATCAGGCGAAGGGCCTGACGCTGGGCGCGGATGCCTGCGCGATCAAGCCGGTGCATCCGGACTGGCTGCTCGGCACCCTGCGCCGCCTGCTCGATCGCCAACCGGGGCGCCGGGTCCTGGTGATCGACGACGACGAGATTTCCCGGTATCTGGTCCGGAACCGTCTCGCGGGCGCCCCGTTCCAGATCCGGGAAGCCGGGGGGGCGACGCAAGGCCTGCGCGACGCACGCGCGGAGCACCCGGACGCCATCATTCTCGACCTGGTGATGCCCGAGATGTCCGGCTTCGACGTGCTCGCGCAGCTGAAGCGGGACCCGGCCACGATGGACATTCCGGTGGTGATCCTGACCTCCAAGGCCCTCAGCGAGGAGGAGCGACGGCGCCTGGCTCCGCACGCGCTCCAGGTCCTGTCGAAGCAAGGCCTGGCCGACGGGGCGGCGGTGGCGGAGCTGCGCGCCGCGCTCTCGAACGTGACCCGAAGGGAGATGGACAGTGGTTGAGAAACGGGCGCTCATCCTCAACGTGGACGACTACGAGGCGGCGCGCTATGCGCGCACCGAGATGTTGAAGCGCGCCGGCTTCCAGGTGCTCGATGCGGGTACCGGCGGCCAGGCGCTCGAGATCGCGAGGGACAGTCGCCCGGACCTCGTCCTTCTCGACGTGAATCTGCCGGACATGGACGGCTTCGAGGTCTGCCGCAGGCTCCGGGCCGATCCGGCCACGACCACCCTGCCGATCGTGCACGTGTCGGCCACGTTCGTCAGTGACCGGGCGCAGGACCTGGCGTACGAGGGCGGGGCGGATAGCTATCTCATCGATCCGGTCGAGCCGGCGGTCTTGCTCGCCACGATCCACTCCCTGCTGCGCCTGCGTCGAGCCGAAGAAGGGCTGCGTGCGGCCAGTCGCGGCTGGCAGGCCACGTTCGACGCGATCGGCGACGGCGTCTGCCTGCTCGGGGCCGCCGGCACGGTGGCGCGGGTCAATGCCGCCTTCGCGGCGCTCGTGGAGATCGCGCCGGCCGATCTGACCGGCCGTCCGTGGACCGAGATCTGGACGAGCTTCGGCGGAGGCTCGGAGCCGTCGCCCACCCGGCGGGTCGAGCAGACCCGACGCCGGGAGACCCTCGACCTCCGGCGCGATCGGCGCTGGCTTCGTTTCCTCGTGGATCCGGTGCTCGAAGGCGACACGCTCACCGGGTTCGTATGCATCGTCAGCGACGTGACCATCGAGCGGCAAGCGGCCGAGGTCCGCGCGGCGCTGTTCGCACGCGAGCAGCAGGCTCGCGAGGAAGCCGAAGCCACCAACCGCGCGAAGGACGAGTTCCTGGCCATGCTCGGTCACGAGCTGCGTAACCCGCTCGACGTCATCGGAACCGCGGTCCGGGTGCTGGACGCTCAGCCGGCCACCGAGGAGACCTCGCTGAAGGCGCGTGTCGTCATCGGCCGCCAGGTGGCCCAGCTGGGCCGGCTGGTCGATGACCTGCTCGACGTGGGGCGCGTCACCACCGGCAAGATCGTCCTCCACCCCGTCCCGGTGGACCTGGCCGAGGCGGCCCAGCGATGCGTGGCCGGTTTCATGTCCCCGGGAGAGACGCCCCACCACACGATCACCCTGCGCACCGAGCCGACATGGGTCGAGGCCGATCAGGCGCGGGTCGAGCAGATCGTGATGAACGTGCTATCGAAT
This region includes:
- a CDS encoding ATP-binding protein gives rise to the protein MTPSVSLASLFVRDEQDVVAVRQRARDLAARLGFDGQGQTRIATAVSEIARNAFMYAGGGKVEMFVEGRDAPQRLLVRVSDRGPGIRDLDTILAGRYRSSTGMGIGMLGARRLVDHFEVTNRPGVGVTVALGKLFPRRAAEVDPPQLAAIAAALARETPRNPLEEIRQQNQELLRTLDELRQRQEELSRLNAELQDTNRGVLALYAELDEKADTLRRADEMKSRFLSNMSHEFRTPLNSMLALSRLLLEDAERPLSLEQRRQVGYVRKAAEDLIELVNDLLDLAKVEAGKVVVRAVDFDVANLFATLRGMLRPLLLNESIEMVFDDPQDLPPMHTDEAKVSQILRNLLSNALKFTERGEIRVGARRIGDMAIEFSVADTGIGIAPEDQQRIFEEFDQIDNPMQRRVHGTGLGLPLVRRLTTLLGGRVTVESTLGIGSTFRVVIPIRCPHEVEPEQTKVALPGSTQVGALPVLVVEDSSQDSVPYDYYFRGSSFQVLPARTLAEARRLIDQRHPVALVLDIRLADEEAGAFVGELRRRGDTRDVPIVVVSSIDDQAKGLTLGADACAIKPVHPDWLLGTLRRLLDRQPGRRVLVIDDDEISRYLVRNRLAGAPFQIREAGGATQGLRDARAEHPDAIILDLVMPEMSGFDVLAQLKRDPATMDIPVVILTSKALSEEERRRLAPHALQVLSKQGLADGAAVAELRAALSNVTRREMDSG
- a CDS encoding response regulator — protein: MVEKRALILNVDDYEAARYARTEMLKRAGFQVLDAGTGGQALEIARDSRPDLVLLDVNLPDMDGFEVCRRLRADPATTTLPIVHVSATFVSDRAQDLAYEGGADSYLIDPVEPAVLLATIHSLLRLRRAEEGLRAASRGWQATFDAIGDGVCLLGAAGTVARVNAAFAALVEIAPADLTGRPWTEIWTSFGGGSEPSPTRRVEQTRRRETLDLRRDRRWLRFLVDPVLEGDTLTGFVCIVSDVTIERQAAEVRAALFAREQQAREEAEATNRAKDEFLAMLGHELRNPLDVIGTAVRVLDAQPATEETSLKARVVIGRQVAQLGRLVDDLLDVGRVTTGKIVLHPVPVDLAEAAQRCVAGFMSPGETPHHTITLRTEPTWVEADQARVEQIVMNVLSNAIKYTPRGGRILVTVRGDGRVARLSVQDTGMGMTLQMIDRIFDLFYQGERTLDRAEGGLGIGLTLVRRLVELHGGRVTAESPGLGHGSTITVELPQIAAPREDERKPEAPSTPNPRRIVIVEDSRDGREMLRYMLEHAGHEVHEAADGPGGVDTILKVVPDVALVDLGLPALDGYEVARRVRADHAGRAVRLVALTGYGLPDDLKRSQGAGFDAHLVKPVDPVKLAAAIRGGTGP